From the Desulfovibrio sp. JC010 genome, one window contains:
- a CDS encoding methylated-DNA--[protein]-cysteine S-methyltransferase, with translation MTVYYTRFMTPLCEIILAGNEDGLSHLHMQTGEGKRIFEISPDWVRDDEFFSEIRGQIEEFAAGKRSRFDVKVNPQGSDFQKKVWSELCRIPCGETRSYKEVAAALGNEKASRAVGTANGKNPIPLIIPCHRVIAANGSLAGFAHGTRIKQQLLEHEKSIRP, from the coding sequence ATGACCGTATACTATACAAGATTCATGACACCGCTGTGCGAGATAATTCTTGCCGGAAACGAGGATGGTTTATCCCATCTGCATATGCAGACCGGGGAGGGTAAACGCATCTTTGAAATCAGCCCGGACTGGGTGCGTGACGATGAGTTCTTTTCTGAAATACGAGGGCAGATTGAGGAATTCGCAGCCGGAAAGCGGTCCCGATTCGATGTAAAAGTAAATCCGCAGGGCAGTGATTTTCAGAAAAAGGTCTGGTCGGAGCTGTGCAGGATTCCTTGCGGGGAAACCCGCTCATACAAGGAAGTGGCTGCCGCTTTGGGAAATGAAAAAGCGAGCCGGGCTGTGGGAACGGCCAATGGTAAAAATCCCATCCCGCTGATTATTCCCTGCCACCGGGTGATTGCGGCAAACGGAAGTCTGGCAGGATTTGCGCACGGCACAAGAATCAAACAACAATTGCTGGAACACGAAAAGAGCATTAGGCCCTGA
- a CDS encoding DNA-3-methyladenine glycosylase 2: MTNQDYSRARINRDRNFDGKFFFAVKTTGIFCRPSCPSPRAKEENVVYYDSIFQALEAGFRPCLRCRPDISIEYGAGYPSSHELVNEALRMIYDGFLNYHSLSDLAMELGITDRHLRQLFVERLGVPPVKMARYHKAMFARKMLLNSTGSITDIAAAAGFGSLRQFNDVFKNVFNMTPTAMRRELGRSVDARENTTLFLKYEQPFDFGQMLSFMRERALKGVEVVTADSYCRSFRTAEAKGYFTVTDDPAQSALRLSIFSEDIKCYMEIYNRVRRMFDLDTDFRIIGAHFQGDPLLAKGMINGHVPRLPKAFEPFEFMIRAILGQQISVKAATTMAGRVAEKAGLVCGDDFPRGLDYFFPGPEELARLDLEGVGLTNNRRQTLSTAVQAILNGAVKLSSNQSLENFQRDFSSLKGIGDWTVNYVAMRGLGLPDSFPAGDLGVIKALAVDGVKPAPGQVLEIAEKWRPYRSYATLCLWNSLGN, from the coding sequence ATGACCAACCAAGATTACAGCAGAGCACGCATTAACAGAGACCGCAATTTTGACGGGAAGTTCTTCTTCGCGGTCAAAACTACCGGGATATTCTGCCGCCCCTCCTGCCCTTCACCACGGGCCAAGGAAGAAAATGTAGTCTATTATGATTCTATTTTTCAGGCTCTTGAAGCTGGATTTCGGCCCTGCCTCCGTTGCCGTCCGGATATTAGTATCGAGTACGGTGCCGGTTATCCATCGTCTCATGAACTGGTCAATGAAGCCCTGCGCATGATTTATGACGGTTTTCTCAACTACCATTCGCTGAGTGATCTGGCAATGGAGCTTGGTATTACGGACCGACACTTGCGGCAGCTGTTTGTGGAGCGGCTGGGCGTGCCTCCGGTAAAGATGGCCCGTTATCATAAGGCTATGTTTGCCCGCAAAATGCTGCTTAATTCAACCGGCTCCATTACCGATATTGCCGCTGCTGCCGGATTCGGTTCTCTGCGCCAGTTCAACGATGTCTTTAAAAACGTCTTCAATATGACACCCACGGCAATGCGCCGGGAGCTGGGACGGTCCGTTGATGCACGGGAAAATACGACCCTGTTTTTGAAGTATGAACAGCCTTTTGATTTCGGGCAGATGCTTTCTTTCATGCGTGAGCGTGCTTTGAAGGGCGTTGAAGTTGTAACCGCAGACAGCTATTGCCGCAGTTTCCGCACAGCCGAGGCCAAAGGATATTTTACGGTTACTGATGATCCCGCGCAGTCCGCCCTGCGTCTGTCCATATTTTCAGAAGACATCAAGTGTTATATGGAAATCTACAACCGGGTGCGGCGCATGTTTGACCTTGATACGGATTTCCGTATTATCGGTGCCCATTTTCAGGGTGATCCGCTGTTGGCAAAAGGAATGATCAATGGACATGTTCCCAGATTGCCCAAGGCTTTTGAACCGTTTGAGTTTATGATCCGGGCCATTCTGGGGCAGCAGATTTCAGTCAAAGCGGCCACCACCATGGCCGGACGTGTGGCGGAAAAAGCGGGACTTGTTTGCGGGGATGATTTTCCGCGAGGGTTGGATTACTTTTTTCCCGGACCGGAAGAACTGGCCCGACTTGATCTTGAAGGCGTCGGACTGACTAATAACCGGCGGCAGACTCTTTCCACTGCGGTTCAAGCGATTCTGAACGGTGCTGTGAAATTGAGTTCAAATCAATCGCTGGAAAATTTTCAGCGCGATTTTTCCAGCCTGAAGGGAATCGGGGATTGGACCGTAAATTATGTCGCCATGCGCGGTTTGGGGCTGCCGGACAGTTTTCCCGCCGGGGATCTCGGGGTGATTAAAGCTCTCGCAGTGGACGGGGTGAAACCTGCGCCCGGGCAGGTGCTTGAAATAGCTGAGAAGTGGCGTCCCTACCGCAGTTACGCAACACTTTGTTTATGGAATTCTCTGGGGAATTAA
- a CDS encoding TetR/AcrR family transcriptional regulator — MSDQNTKDRILAAASRVFCEKGFKATTVRDICAEADANVAAINYHFGDKRKLYYQVLQLWMDQSMKHSTMLEESVQALPPEEKLRLYVRNELYPLCTYDDPEKTKKRQIRLLLEEYVSEDCDPELFKCHDTIEEKVLFPMVRDLLAPLDDPKILEQACMAASGVIVHHFLMIIHYPEGEINSEEQLEFMIDFYTTFILGSLKAIKEKYNEK, encoded by the coding sequence ATGAGCGATCAAAACACCAAGGACAGGATTCTGGCAGCCGCCAGCCGGGTTTTCTGTGAAAAAGGATTCAAAGCCACCACCGTGCGCGATATCTGCGCCGAAGCTGATGCCAACGTGGCGGCCATCAACTACCACTTCGGCGACAAGCGCAAACTTTACTATCAGGTGCTGCAGCTGTGGATGGATCAGTCCATGAAACATTCCACCATGCTGGAAGAATCCGTGCAGGCTTTGCCGCCGGAAGAAAAACTCAGGCTATATGTACGCAATGAACTGTACCCGCTCTGCACCTACGATGATCCTGAAAAAACCAAAAAACGCCAGATAAGACTGTTACTTGAAGAGTATGTCTCTGAAGATTGCGACCCGGAACTTTTCAAGTGCCACGACACAATTGAAGAAAAAGTACTCTTCCCCATGGTCAGGGACCTGCTGGCCCCCTTGGACGATCCCAAAATTCTGGAACAGGCCTGCATGGCAGCAAGCGGTGTTATCGTTCACCACTTCCTGATGATTATTCATTACCCGGAAGGGGAAATCAATTCTGAAGAACAGCTTGAATTCATGATAGATTTTTACACCACCTTCATCCTCGGCTCCCTGAAAGCCATTAAGGAAAAATACAATGAAAAATAG
- a CDS encoding SDR family oxidoreductase, whose product MSDRQNKIVCVLGATGYVGGRLVPQLLEKGWKVRAVGRSAAKLRNRPYSFHEKCEIVEADLFDPESLRAALQDCCAVYYLVHSMQPGSNDFAGKDRLAAENSVQAAEQAGVERIIYLGGMVPDDPNISHHLKSRAEVGEILSAGKVPCTVLKAAVILGSGSASFEILRYLVDRLPVMITPRWVRTESQPISIRDVLFYLAGCLEHPETAGESYDIGGPFIETYEKLFRIYQQEAGLRKRVIIPVPFISPKLSSYWLGLVSPVPVPLAVPLVLGLRNRVVCKEFRIREIMPRELTDCRTAIRRALNKVEQEVVDTCWSDAGTLGTPEWAICGDAGYSGGTVYHSAYRIKLEGSSERLWEKVVSIGGDEGWYCCDSLWSLRGWMDKLVGGVGLRRGRRHPAEVCVGDALDFWRVLDVQPGERLLLLAEMKLPGEALLEFSLENTLVGDTELTMTARFLPRGLGGILYWWSVYPLHSVVFKGMARSLAEKSGSRIMEGPELLDGPAPRCRIPGSRGGNGDQG is encoded by the coding sequence ATGTCTGATCGTCAAAATAAGATAGTCTGTGTGCTGGGGGCTACCGGATATGTGGGCGGGCGTCTTGTGCCGCAATTGCTGGAAAAGGGTTGGAAAGTCCGGGCCGTGGGCAGGTCGGCGGCCAAACTGCGTAACCGCCCGTATAGTTTTCACGAGAAGTGTGAAATTGTTGAGGCCGACCTTTTTGACCCAGAATCCCTGCGTGCAGCCTTGCAGGATTGCTGCGCGGTTTATTATTTGGTCCACTCCATGCAGCCGGGAAGCAATGATTTCGCCGGGAAAGATCGTCTGGCCGCTGAGAATTCCGTGCAGGCCGCGGAACAGGCCGGGGTGGAGCGCATAATTTATCTCGGCGGTATGGTTCCCGATGACCCCAACATCAGCCATCACCTCAAGTCCCGGGCTGAAGTGGGGGAGATCCTTTCTGCCGGAAAGGTGCCCTGTACAGTACTCAAGGCGGCGGTAATTCTAGGCTCGGGCAGTGCTTCGTTTGAAATCCTGCGTTACCTTGTGGACCGGCTTCCGGTTATGATCACCCCGCGCTGGGTGCGGACCGAGAGCCAGCCCATCAGCATCCGCGATGTGTTGTTCTATCTGGCCGGATGTCTGGAACACCCTGAAACTGCCGGGGAAAGTTATGATATCGGGGGGCCGTTCATCGAAACCTACGAAAAATTATTCCGCATTTACCAGCAGGAAGCCGGATTGCGCAAAAGGGTGATCATTCCGGTCCCGTTTATTTCTCCGAAGCTTTCATCATACTGGTTGGGACTGGTTTCCCCGGTTCCTGTGCCGCTGGCAGTGCCGCTGGTTCTGGGGTTGCGCAATCGGGTGGTCTGCAAAGAGTTCCGCATCCGTGAGATCATGCCCCGTGAATTGACTGATTGCCGCACTGCCATCCGCCGTGCTTTGAATAAGGTGGAGCAGGAAGTTGTCGATACCTGTTGGTCCGATGCCGGAACCCTCGGCACACCGGAATGGGCAATCTGCGGGGATGCCGGGTATTCCGGCGGAACTGTTTACCATTCCGCCTACCGCATCAAGCTGGAAGGCAGTTCAGAGCGGCTCTGGGAGAAAGTTGTTTCCATCGGCGGTGATGAGGGCTGGTATTGCTGCGATTCCCTGTGGTCTCTGCGTGGCTGGATGGATAAACTGGTGGGCGGTGTGGGGTTGCGGCGTGGGCGCAGGCATCCGGCTGAAGTCTGCGTCGGTGATGCTCTTGATTTCTGGAGGGTGCTGGATGTGCAGCCCGGCGAACGGCTGCTCCTGCTGGCTGAAATGAAATTACCCGGTGAAGCACTGCTGGAATTCAGCCTTGAAAATACCTTGGTCGGGGATACGGAACTGACCATGACCGCCCGTTTTCTGCCACGTGGGCTGGGCGGTATACTTTACTGGTGGTCTGTGTATCCGCTGCATTCCGTTGTTTTTAAGGGCATGGCCCGGTCACTGGCTGAGAAAAGCGGTTCCCGGATTATGGAAGGTCCGGAACTGCTGGACGGACCTGCCCCGCGTTGCCGTATTCCCGGAAGCAGGGGAGGGAATGGTGATCAAGGTTGA
- a CDS encoding multidrug effflux MFS transporter: MPNFLFITMLAAFPALSTDMYLPALPTIQEQWGISLAEVNLSLVLFFILFSFFMLIYGPLSDKYGRRPVLIGGVGVYVLGSLLCALSTNIWFLVAARIVQACGAASAAALSMALAKDLYSGIERQKVLAYIGVIIPLCPMIAPMLGSMMLEFLSWKWIFGCQAVLASLAFYGTLVFKEPEFEKTEGGVLEMLGRYLVVLKNVEFSTYCFAFSVIGIGFFGFLAGSADIYIRGFGLTEQQYAMFFGFNAIGFMTGSFTCSRLCVGYSSMSILRFSLAGVVLSSLGVLLFGGSEYSFAVPMFLMTFSIGVSRPISNHMILETVDRDVGAASALLTFAYFILGAAAMELVSFDWGSKIGTIGQMGIIGGAVPLLSLFWVTRRVRGSR; this comes from the coding sequence ATGCCAAATTTTCTTTTCATTACCATGTTGGCGGCTTTTCCCGCCCTTTCAACGGATATGTATCTCCCGGCCCTGCCCACCATTCAGGAGCAGTGGGGTATTTCTTTAGCTGAGGTGAACCTTTCGCTGGTGCTCTTTTTTATTCTGTTCAGTTTTTTCATGCTCATTTACGGTCCGCTTTCCGATAAATACGGTCGCAGACCCGTGCTTATCGGCGGAGTGGGCGTGTATGTGCTGGGCAGCCTGCTCTGCGCTTTATCCACCAATATCTGGTTTCTGGTGGCGGCCCGTATTGTTCAGGCCTGCGGGGCGGCTTCGGCTGCGGCTCTTTCCATGGCACTGGCTAAGGATCTTTACAGCGGCATAGAGCGGCAGAAGGTGCTGGCCTATATCGGGGTGATAATTCCCCTGTGTCCTATGATCGCGCCCATGCTGGGCAGTATGATGCTGGAATTTTTGAGCTGGAAATGGATTTTCGGCTGTCAGGCCGTGCTGGCTTCGCTTGCTTTTTACGGAACGCTGGTCTTTAAGGAACCGGAATTTGAAAAGACCGAGGGCGGGGTTTTGGAAATGCTCGGCCGTTATCTGGTAGTGCTCAAGAACGTTGAGTTCAGCACCTACTGTTTCGCCTTTTCAGTTATCGGCATCGGATTTTTCGGCTTTCTGGCCGGGTCTGCGGATATTTATATTCGTGGTTTCGGACTCACTGAGCAGCAATACGCCATGTTTTTCGGGTTCAATGCTATCGGTTTCATGACCGGATCATTTACCTGCTCAAGGCTGTGTGTGGGCTATTCATCCATGTCTATTCTGCGATTTTCGTTGGCCGGGGTGGTGTTGTCCAGTCTTGGGGTGCTGCTCTTCGGCGGTTCTGAGTACTCATTTGCCGTTCCCATGTTTCTGATGACTTTTTCTATCGGAGTGAGCCGGCCCATCAGCAACCATATGATCCTTGAGACTGTGGACCGGGATGTGGGCGCGGCTTCCGCTCTTTTGACTTTTGCCTATTTTATTCTCGGAGCAGCAGCCATGGAGCTTGTTTCTTTTGATTGGGGGTCAAAGATCGGCACTATCGGGCAGATGGGCATCATCGGCGGGGCGGTTCCACTGCTTTCGCTGTTCTGGGTGACCCGGCGAGTGCGTGGCAGCAGATAG
- a CDS encoding putative quinol monooxygenase translates to MITLTAKVQAAEGKEQELEAVLRELVKGTATEEGAVEYRLHRVIGTPGAFRFVEKFKDQAAFDFHSNSAHYKAAVEKIGKLAAGESELEMLELIDSIPE, encoded by the coding sequence ATGATAACACTTACCGCAAAAGTACAGGCAGCAGAAGGCAAAGAGCAGGAACTGGAAGCAGTCCTGCGTGAACTGGTCAAGGGTACCGCAACAGAGGAAGGGGCAGTGGAATACAGACTGCACCGGGTAATCGGCACTCCCGGCGCGTTCCGTTTTGTGGAAAAATTCAAGGATCAGGCTGCCTTCGACTTCCACTCCAATTCTGCCCACTACAAAGCAGCAGTTGAAAAAATCGGTAAGCTTGCCGCAGGTGAAAGCGAGCTTGAAATGCTGGAACTTATTGATTCCATTCCTGAATAA
- a CDS encoding tetratricopeptide repeat protein: MLEELRYGIFSNNSKHISNDRLTLVGLGASDIYVYSNLDNAVSALENGEIDVALVDESIHDASGTDCVRKLRRHATRSLPVIMVTPDKRKESVLNSIAAGVGGYVLRPYSMETLKRHLFAAYMSATPDDIEQELLSSSWDLVANGSFDEAIDSFSEILDEVTEADKNPAEEYFEKGLNFLAQEKFGKAIIAFNKAIALNEMYAEAYKGMADAYKGKGDMNSYQDYLTKAADIYAVQDNLDNVKELFIEIIQNEPDAVNPFNRLGVKLRKDGDYQGAIKAYHQACTFTPNDANLYYNMARAYTYAKDYESALNYTELSLRLDSSLEPSRSLHGQIVKMLEKQQKENPTPKEDSPKVEIDDGLE; the protein is encoded by the coding sequence ATGCTCGAAGAACTTCGATACGGAATTTTTTCTAATAACTCCAAACACATATCCAATGACAGACTGACATTGGTAGGTCTTGGCGCGTCTGATATTTATGTTTACTCCAATCTGGATAACGCCGTAAGTGCCTTGGAGAATGGGGAAATAGATGTTGCGCTGGTGGATGAGTCAATTCATGACGCTTCCGGCACGGACTGTGTGCGCAAATTGCGCCGCCATGCCACGCGCTCACTTCCGGTGATCATGGTTACCCCGGATAAACGCAAAGAGTCTGTCCTTAATTCCATTGCCGCCGGAGTAGGAGGCTATGTACTGCGTCCCTACAGCATGGAAACCCTTAAGCGCCACCTTTTTGCCGCTTATATGAGTGCCACTCCGGACGATATCGAGCAGGAACTTCTCAGCTCCTCCTGGGATCTGGTTGCCAACGGCAGCTTTGACGAAGCCATCGACAGCTTTTCTGAAATCCTTGATGAAGTTACTGAAGCGGATAAAAATCCCGCTGAAGAATATTTTGAGAAAGGGCTCAATTTCCTTGCCCAGGAAAAATTCGGCAAGGCCATCATTGCTTTCAACAAAGCAATAGCCCTCAATGAAATGTATGCCGAGGCATATAAAGGCATGGCCGATGCATACAAAGGCAAAGGAGATATGAACAGCTATCAGGATTACCTGACAAAGGCCGCAGACATCTACGCGGTTCAGGACAACCTTGATAACGTAAAGGAATTGTTCATTGAAATCATCCAGAACGAACCGGATGCGGTCAACCCCTTCAACCGTCTCGGTGTAAAGCTGCGCAAGGACGGAGACTATCAGGGAGCCATCAAAGCCTACCATCAGGCATGCACTTTTACTCCCAACGACGCCAATCTCTACTACAACATGGCCCGCGCATACACCTACGCCAAGGACTACGAAAGCGCACTGAATTACACCGAACTCAGCCTGCGACTTGATTCCAGCCTTGAGCCGTCACGCTCACTTCATGGACAGATCGTAAAAATGCTTGAAAAACAGCAGAAAGAGAATCCCACACCGAAAGAAGATTCCCCGAAAGTCGAAATTGATGACGGACTGGAGTAG
- a CDS encoding PAS domain S-box protein — protein sequence MEELLNRSQCELKEARQQAIDAEKNIKALLDANTQSILLIEKDGTVIYVNRIVAEILETTPQTLTGKNIFNYLPPELADSRRKQLQKVIETGKPAKFQDVRDGRTILHSHYPIFDNGEVSRVAIYAEDITKITTKERELKRSKHLQSVLLQIMGQSNSTGSVDELLRSIHEILLKELKANNFFIALIDQQQERLNFTYCIDQEITEYPPIEKIYAPSNQRISLLPIRRNKIVRLTQQEITDSIKNGTMDIMGRIPEIWIGVPMRIRSKTIGVLVIQDYEDADAFSEDDIRLFSACSDQIAHAIERKKFDTTIRESEEHYRAFFEDNHSVMFIIDPENGRIEDATKAAARFYGYSRDELKSKTVFDLNQLPRKEVIAKMKEAKRSKLASFIFQHRIADGEIRDVEVFSGPFDFKGKTRLISIIHDITQRLEDERELSKAKESAIQANKTKDEFLANISHEIRTPLNGVMGMLQVMDTDDLKQEHRDCINVALQSSRNLLRVLDDILDLSKVEVGTLDLYEESFSLDRLLTESMDLFKLQADEKGISLSYTVHPGVEDCYLGDEGRIRQILFNLMGNAIKFTDHGSVTVKVGSGIDCAGDKRQLTFTVKDTGVGIPENYLESIFDSFTQVDGSLSRKYKGAGLGLSIVKRLIDLMDGSISIKSTLGEGTSINFAISLKTSAPATNENDSLSDIPVVSSKLKVMLVEDELVNRMMARRLLERMGHEVICAENGAECLEMLADNKIDAILMDIQMPVMDGLEATRTIRTSNDFINVRSIPIIALSAHANKESRYSALEAGVNGYLCKPFEMKDLEKILAGSVRKN from the coding sequence ATGGAAGAACTGCTGAACAGATCACAATGCGAGCTGAAAGAAGCCCGGCAACAGGCAATTGATGCTGAAAAAAACATCAAGGCCCTTCTTGATGCCAACACCCAGTCCATTCTACTGATTGAAAAAGACGGTACGGTCATCTACGTCAACCGTATAGTTGCCGAGATTCTGGAAACAACACCGCAGACTTTGACAGGCAAAAACATATTTAATTACCTGCCTCCTGAACTGGCCGATTCGCGCCGCAAACAATTGCAGAAAGTGATAGAAACCGGGAAACCGGCCAAATTTCAAGACGTACGTGACGGAAGAACCATTCTCCATTCCCACTACCCCATCTTTGACAACGGCGAAGTCAGCCGTGTTGCCATTTACGCCGAAGACATAACAAAAATCACAACCAAAGAACGGGAATTGAAACGGAGCAAGCACTTGCAGTCCGTACTCCTCCAGATCATGGGCCAGTCCAACTCCACAGGCAGCGTGGATGAACTATTGAGATCAATCCATGAAATTTTGCTCAAGGAGTTGAAAGCAAACAATTTTTTCATCGCACTCATAGACCAGCAACAGGAAAGACTAAATTTCACTTACTGCATTGATCAGGAAATTACTGAATATCCACCCATTGAAAAAATATACGCTCCCTCCAACCAACGCATAAGCCTGCTGCCCATTCGGAGAAACAAGATTGTTCGCCTGACGCAGCAGGAAATCACGGATTCCATCAAAAACGGAACCATGGATATTATGGGCCGGATTCCTGAAATATGGATAGGGGTGCCCATGCGTATCCGCAGCAAAACCATCGGAGTGCTGGTAATTCAGGATTACGAAGATGCCGATGCTTTTTCAGAAGATGATATTCGACTTTTTTCCGCCTGCTCCGACCAGATAGCCCATGCCATTGAGCGCAAAAAATTTGATACGACCATCCGTGAAAGCGAAGAGCACTACCGGGCTTTTTTTGAAGACAACCATTCGGTCATGTTCATCATCGACCCGGAAAACGGAAGAATAGAGGATGCGACAAAGGCCGCGGCCAGATTTTATGGTTACTCACGGGATGAGCTTAAATCAAAAACCGTTTTTGATCTCAACCAGTTGCCCCGCAAAGAAGTAATAGCAAAAATGAAGGAGGCAAAGCGGAGCAAGCTTGCCAGCTTCATCTTCCAGCACCGTATTGCAGACGGCGAAATAAGAGACGTTGAGGTATTTTCCGGTCCCTTTGATTTCAAAGGAAAAACACGGCTCATATCCATCATCCACGACATTACCCAGCGTTTGGAAGATGAAAGGGAACTTTCCAAGGCCAAAGAGTCTGCAATTCAAGCCAACAAGACCAAGGACGAATTTCTGGCCAATATCAGCCATGAAATAAGAACCCCGCTCAACGGCGTCATGGGCATGCTGCAGGTCATGGATACAGATGATCTGAAGCAGGAACACCGTGACTGTATAAACGTTGCTCTGCAATCATCACGCAACCTGCTGCGCGTGCTTGATGATATTCTGGACCTCTCCAAGGTGGAAGTCGGCACCCTCGATCTTTACGAAGAATCCTTCTCACTGGACAGACTGCTCACTGAAAGTATGGATCTGTTCAAACTTCAGGCGGATGAAAAAGGAATCAGCCTTTCATATACCGTTCATCCCGGTGTTGAAGACTGTTATCTGGGAGACGAAGGACGCATCAGACAGATCCTTTTCAACCTGATGGGTAATGCCATAAAATTTACGGACCACGGTTCGGTGACGGTGAAAGTCGGTTCCGGGATTGATTGCGCAGGCGATAAGCGGCAATTAACTTTCACGGTAAAGGATACCGGAGTGGGTATACCGGAAAATTATCTGGAAAGCATTTTCGATTCCTTCACCCAGGTGGACGGTTCCCTCTCGCGCAAATACAAAGGTGCCGGTCTCGGACTGTCCATTGTCAAAAGGCTCATTGACCTCATGGACGGCTCCATCAGCATAAAAAGCACCCTCGGCGAGGGCACTTCAATTAATTTTGCAATCTCTCTTAAAACATCAGCCCCGGCAACTAATGAAAACGACAGCCTGTCCGATATTCCGGTTGTGTCTTCAAAGCTCAAAGTCATGCTTGTGGAGGACGAACTGGTTAACAGGATGATGGCCCGCAGACTGCTTGAAAGAATGGGTCATGAGGTAATCTGTGCGGAAAACGGTGCTGAGTGTCTTGAAATGCTGGCGGACAACAAGATCGATGCCATTCTCATGGACATACAGATGCCGGTGATGGACGGCCTTGAGGCCACTAGGACCATCCGTACCTCAAATGATTTCATAAATGTGCGCAGCATTCCCATCATCGCCCTCTCCGCCCATGCCAATAAGGAAAGCAGGTACTCAGCCCTTGAAGCCGGGGTTAACGGCTATCTGTGCAAGCCCTTTGAAATGAAGGATCTCGAAAAGATACTGGCCGGATCTGTCCGCAAGAATTAG
- a CDS encoding DUF523 and DUF1722 domain-containing protein: MSDVETNRIRLGIARCLLGEKVRYDGAHKLNRYLRDVLGPYVEWVPVCPEVECGMGIPREAVRLVGELESPRLIGRNSGEDWTGRMQEWGRKKLALLEKENLSGYIFKHGSPSNAMGRMKVFGADGKIFYSGTGIWARMVMDHFPDLPCEDDGRLHDNGIRENFINRIFTFKRWKDAISSGLTPGKLVEFHTRHKMLVMSHNEVVYRQLGKLVATAGSVELNDLAGEYSALLSKALTYRPTLKKHVNVLTHALGHFKKNISGDEKQEMLELIERFHNRLIPLIVPITMLNHYVRKYDKVYLQEQIYLNPYPAELMLRNHV; this comes from the coding sequence ATGAGTGATGTTGAAACGAATAGAATCCGGTTGGGAATAGCCAGATGTCTGCTGGGCGAAAAGGTCCGCTATGACGGCGCGCATAAGCTGAACCGCTATCTAAGAGATGTGCTGGGGCCTTATGTGGAGTGGGTTCCTGTCTGTCCTGAAGTGGAATGCGGAATGGGCATCCCCCGCGAAGCTGTCCGGCTGGTCGGGGAGCTTGAAAGTCCGCGGCTTATAGGCAGGAATTCCGGAGAAGACTGGACCGGACGCATGCAGGAATGGGGGCGTAAAAAGCTGGCCCTGTTGGAAAAGGAAAATCTCAGCGGCTATATCTTTAAACACGGCTCCCCCTCCAATGCCATGGGCAGGATGAAGGTTTTCGGTGCTGATGGGAAAATTTTTTATTCCGGCACCGGAATCTGGGCCCGTATGGTCATGGATCATTTTCCGGACCTGCCCTGTGAGGATGACGGCAGGCTGCATGATAACGGCATCCGTGAGAATTTTATCAACCGTATTTTTACCTTCAAACGCTGGAAGGATGCGATTTCATCAGGTCTGACTCCGGGGAAACTGGTGGAATTCCATACCCGGCATAAAATGCTGGTTATGTCCCATAATGAGGTGGTCTACCGTCAGCTTGGCAAATTGGTGGCGACAGCCGGAAGTGTTGAGCTCAATGACCTTGCCGGGGAGTATTCCGCACTGCTCTCAAAAGCGTTGACTTACAGGCCCACGCTGAAAAAGCATGTGAATGTGCTGACCCATGCGCTGGGACATTTTAAAAAGAATATTTCCGGGGATGAAAAACAGGAAATGCTGGAGCTGATTGAGCGGTTCCATAACAGGCTGATTCCGTTGATTGTCCCGATAACCATGCTTAATCATTACGTGCGCAAGTATGATAAAGTTTATTTACAGGAACAAATTTATCTCAACCCGTACCCTGCGGAACTCATGCTGAGGAATCATGTCTGA
- a CDS encoding pancreas/duodenum homeobox protein 1 yields MTQYSDIFNQEMMSNIFPEDKTNQFFEALFGDAEEGSYDISLAYAGDNGDTVHFELQLRQRPGCCLACNLTYGLPQVFSRHPIINIQGVAEKVGEAVGKPENVSWQLGSTQEKSRELHVIPLAVSLS; encoded by the coding sequence ATGACTCAATATTCTGATATTTTTAATCAGGAAATGATGAGCAACATTTTCCCCGAAGACAAGACCAACCAGTTCTTTGAGGCCCTTTTCGGAGACGCGGAAGAAGGCAGCTATGACATTTCACTGGCCTATGCCGGAGACAACGGAGATACTGTTCATTTTGAACTGCAGCTGCGTCAGCGTCCGGGCTGTTGTCTGGCCTGCAACCTGACTTACGGTCTCCCGCAGGTATTTTCCCGTCACCCCATCATCAACATACAGGGTGTTGCGGAAAAAGTGGGCGAAGCAGTTGGCAAGCCTGAAAATGTAAGCTGGCAGCTCGGCTCCACACAGGAAAAAAGCAGGGAACTGCACGTTATTCCTCTTGCCGTCAGCTTGAGCTAG